A region of Thermobifida halotolerans DNA encodes the following proteins:
- a CDS encoding FadR/GntR family transcriptional regulator translates to MPLASTRRTGLVDQVITQLKAQIDSGEWSVGDRIPTESELSDQLEVGRNTVREAVRALAHTGLLEIRQGAGTFVRASSELGGALRRRLKRSQLRENFEVRRALELEAARLAALRHTDDDLAAIDTAMGERLAAWRTRDMQAFIEADFAFHKAVVAATHNSLLVELYDDIAQVVYESIAHTVYEEGPDAVEDDPTLDHQRLADAIHAGDADRALREAACYLDELVTLAED, encoded by the coding sequence GTGCCCCTCGCCTCGACGCGTCGCACCGGACTTGTCGACCAGGTCATCACCCAGTTGAAAGCGCAGATCGACTCGGGCGAGTGGTCGGTCGGCGACCGGATCCCGACCGAGTCCGAACTGTCCGACCAGCTCGAAGTCGGCCGCAACACCGTACGCGAGGCCGTGCGGGCACTCGCCCACACCGGCCTGCTGGAGATCCGCCAGGGAGCGGGCACCTTCGTGCGCGCCTCCAGCGAGCTCGGCGGAGCGCTGCGTCGCCGCCTGAAGCGCTCGCAACTGCGCGAGAACTTCGAGGTGCGCCGCGCCCTGGAACTGGAGGCCGCCCGCCTGGCCGCGCTGCGGCACACCGACGACGACCTCGCCGCCATCGACACCGCGATGGGCGAACGGCTGGCCGCCTGGCGCACCCGCGACATGCAGGCGTTCATCGAGGCCGACTTCGCCTTCCACAAGGCGGTGGTGGCCGCCACCCACAACTCGCTGCTCGTCGAGCTGTACGACGACATCGCCCAGGTGGTCTACGAGAGCATCGCGCACACGGTGTACGAGGAGGGGCCCGACGCCGTCGAGGACGACCCCACCCTGGACCACCAGAGGCTGGCCGACGCCATCCACGCGGGCGACGCCGACCGCGCGCTCCGCGAGGCCGCCTGCTACCTGGACGAACTGGTCACCCTGGCCGAGGACTGA
- a CDS encoding helix-turn-helix transcriptional regulator: MPGDLDLVTFGQRLRHLRRSRNMTLSELGERVGRAPSQLSLLENGKREPKLSLLTSLAKVLDVSVEELLSRQPPSRRAQLEIALEEAQRDPVYRSLNLPHLKVGKRVPNDVLEHIVGLYEELRRRTVKPTTTPEEARRANADLRRLMSERDNYFPEIEQAAQQTLDAVGYRGGALSQGMILSMVAHHGFTLRYVPDLPRSVRSVTDTRNRRIYLKRESLGMHTPRTILLQTLGHFVLGHTPPRDFADFLRQRVEANYFAAAVLIPESTAVPFLADAKRVRDLSVEDLRDVYAVSYEMAAHRFTNLATRHLDLVCHFIRNDETGIIYKAYQNDGLIFPTDDTGAVEGQRLCRYWSGRQVFASPDRYSIYYQYTDKPNGTHWCVAHVDPSRERNFAITLGVPYKESRWFRGRETTNRTKSECPVGECCVRPPSELASRWEGNVWPSARAHSHVLAALPTGQFPGVDETDVYTFLEKYEIA; this comes from the coding sequence TTGCCGGGTGACCTAGATCTCGTCACCTTCGGCCAACGGCTCCGGCATCTTCGCCGATCCCGCAACATGACACTGTCCGAGCTGGGAGAACGCGTGGGGCGCGCGCCGTCGCAGTTGTCACTGCTGGAGAACGGCAAGCGCGAGCCCAAGCTCTCCCTGCTCACCTCGCTGGCCAAGGTGCTCGACGTCTCGGTCGAGGAGCTGCTGTCCCGCCAGCCGCCCAGTCGCCGCGCGCAACTGGAGATCGCGCTGGAGGAGGCGCAGCGCGACCCGGTCTACCGGTCCCTGAACCTGCCCCACCTCAAGGTCGGCAAGCGGGTGCCCAACGACGTGCTGGAGCACATCGTCGGCCTGTACGAGGAGCTGAGGCGGCGCACCGTCAAGCCGACGACCACCCCCGAGGAGGCGCGGCGCGCCAACGCCGACCTGCGCCGCCTGATGAGCGAGCGCGACAACTACTTCCCCGAGATCGAACAGGCCGCGCAGCAGACCCTGGACGCGGTGGGCTACCGGGGCGGCGCGCTGTCGCAGGGGATGATCCTGTCGATGGTCGCCCACCACGGGTTCACCCTGCGCTACGTCCCCGACCTGCCGCGCTCGGTCCGCTCGGTCACCGACACCCGCAACCGGCGCATCTACCTCAAGCGCGAGTCGCTGGGGATGCACACCCCCCGCACCATCCTGCTGCAGACGCTGGGGCACTTCGTTCTCGGCCACACCCCGCCCCGCGACTTCGCCGACTTCCTGCGCCAGCGGGTGGAGGCCAACTACTTCGCCGCCGCCGTGCTGATCCCCGAGTCCACCGCGGTGCCGTTCCTGGCCGACGCCAAGCGGGTGCGCGACCTGTCGGTGGAGGACCTGCGCGACGTCTACGCCGTCTCCTACGAGATGGCCGCGCACCGGTTCACCAACCTGGCCACCCGCCACCTCGACCTCGTCTGCCACTTCATCCGCAACGACGAGACCGGCATCATCTACAAGGCGTACCAGAACGACGGGCTGATCTTCCCCACCGACGACACCGGGGCCGTGGAGGGGCAGCGGCTGTGCCGCTACTGGTCGGGGCGGCAGGTGTTCGCCTCGCCCGACCGCTACTCGATCTACTACCAGTACACCGACAAGCCCAACGGCACCCACTGGTGCGTGGCGCACGTCGACCCCAGCCGGGAGCGCAACTTCGCGATCACCCTGGGCGTGCCCTACAAGGAGTCGCGCTGGTTCCGCGGCCGGGAGACCACCAACCGCACCAAGTCGGAGTGCCCGGTCGGCGAGTGCTGCGTACGGCCGCCCTCCGAGCTGGCGTCGCGCTGGGAGGGCAACGTCTGGCCGTCGGCGCGCGCCCACTCCCACGTCCTGGCCGCCCTGCCGACCGGCCAGTTCCCGGGCGTGGACGAGACCGACGTCTACACCTTCCTGGAGAAGTACGAGATCGCCTAG
- the aceA gene encoding isocitrate lyase, whose protein sequence is MSITGRQQEASAELQRQWETDPRWKGIERTYSAEDVIRLRGSVTEEHTLARLGAERLWKLLHTEDYINALGALTGNQAVQQVRAGLKAIYLSGWQVAADANLAGQTYPDQSLYPANSVPQVVRRINNALLRADQISWSEGDENAPHWLAPIVADAEAGFGGVLNAYELMKGMIAAGAAGVHWEDQLASEKKCGHLGGKVLIPTGQHIKTLNSARLAADVAGVPSLIVARTDAQAATLITSDVDERDRPFITGERTAEGFYRVRNGVESCIARGLAYAPHSDLLWMETSTPDLEVARQFAEAIKAEYPDQMLAYNCSPSFNWKRHLDDATIAKFQRELGHMGYKFQFITLAGFHSLNYSMFHLAKGYAASGMSAYVELQEAEFAAESDGYTATRHQREVGTGYFDMISTAISPDASTTALTGSTEEAQFH, encoded by the coding sequence ATGAGCATCACCGGTCGTCAGCAGGAAGCCAGCGCCGAGCTCCAACGGCAGTGGGAGACCGACCCGCGCTGGAAGGGCATCGAGCGCACCTACTCCGCCGAGGACGTGATCCGGCTGCGCGGCTCGGTCACCGAGGAGCACACGCTGGCCCGTCTGGGCGCCGAGCGCCTGTGGAAGCTGCTGCACACCGAGGACTACATCAACGCCCTCGGCGCGCTGACCGGCAACCAGGCCGTCCAGCAGGTCCGCGCCGGCCTGAAGGCCATCTACCTGTCGGGCTGGCAGGTCGCGGCCGACGCCAACCTGGCCGGTCAGACCTACCCCGACCAGAGCCTCTACCCGGCCAACTCGGTTCCGCAGGTCGTGCGCCGGATCAACAACGCGCTGCTGCGCGCCGACCAGATCTCCTGGTCGGAGGGTGACGAGAACGCGCCGCACTGGCTGGCACCGATCGTCGCCGACGCCGAGGCCGGCTTCGGCGGCGTCCTCAACGCCTACGAGCTGATGAAGGGCATGATCGCCGCGGGCGCGGCGGGCGTGCACTGGGAGGACCAGCTGGCCTCCGAGAAGAAGTGCGGCCACCTGGGCGGCAAGGTCCTCATCCCGACCGGCCAGCACATCAAGACGCTCAACTCCGCCCGGCTGGCCGCCGACGTGGCCGGGGTCCCGAGCCTGATCGTCGCCCGCACCGACGCCCAGGCCGCCACCCTGATCACCAGCGACGTCGACGAGCGCGACCGGCCGTTCATCACCGGTGAGCGCACCGCCGAGGGCTTCTACCGCGTCCGCAACGGCGTCGAGTCCTGCATCGCCCGCGGTCTGGCCTACGCCCCCCACTCCGACCTGCTGTGGATGGAGACCTCCACGCCGGACCTGGAGGTGGCCCGCCAGTTCGCCGAGGCGATCAAGGCCGAGTACCCGGACCAGATGCTGGCCTACAACTGCTCGCCGTCGTTCAACTGGAAGCGCCACCTGGACGACGCCACCATCGCCAAGTTCCAGCGCGAACTGGGCCACATGGGCTACAAGTTCCAGTTCATCACCCTGGCGGGCTTCCACTCGCTCAACTACTCGATGTTCCACCTGGCCAAGGGGTACGCGGCCAGCGGCATGAGCGCCTACGTGGAGCTGCAGGAGGCCGAGTTCGCCGCCGAGTCCGACGGCTACACCGCCACCCGCCACCAGCGCGAGGTCGGCACCGGCTACTTCGACATGATCAGCACCGCGATCTCGCCGGACGCCTCCACCACGGCGCTGACCGGGTCCACCGAAGAGGCCCAGTTCCACTAG
- a CDS encoding Lrp/AsnC family transcriptional regulator → MLDAVDAALVRALQGDGRATYQALADRVGLSRTAVRARVKHLIATGAIRIVGVLHAGVMGMEVFGHISLRVCGPVRPVVEELTRRESVVFTAQTAGRFPVVAHVRVRDDNALATELTQVRKIPGVVEAEVFRGDEIAKDEYSSVRPLREIPIDPLDWRLVRCLQVDGRASYADLARTVGLSQAAARSRVVRLIDAGVIHVTALIEASAVGVTERLGFGLRCRGDASALASSLATLTGVSFAATGFGSYDVVGGVTAADRRTIVETLETIRGCPEVSYTETWDYLSVAKERQRIDGQPRTAVPQPRGG, encoded by the coding sequence GTGCTCGATGCGGTCGACGCGGCGCTCGTGCGAGCGCTGCAGGGGGACGGAAGAGCGACCTATCAGGCTCTGGCCGACCGGGTGGGACTGTCGCGTACCGCGGTCCGGGCCCGGGTCAAGCACCTCATCGCCACCGGGGCGATCCGGATCGTCGGGGTGCTGCACGCCGGAGTCATGGGAATGGAGGTGTTCGGACACATTTCACTTCGTGTTTGCGGACCGGTGCGGCCGGTCGTGGAAGAGCTGACCCGGCGGGAGTCGGTGGTCTTCACCGCGCAGACCGCGGGGCGCTTCCCCGTGGTGGCGCACGTGCGGGTCCGCGACGACAACGCGCTGGCGACCGAGCTCACCCAGGTGCGCAAGATCCCCGGGGTCGTCGAGGCGGAGGTCTTCCGAGGCGACGAGATCGCCAAGGACGAGTACTCCAGCGTGCGGCCGCTGCGGGAGATCCCCATCGACCCGCTGGACTGGCGCCTGGTGCGCTGCCTGCAGGTCGACGGGCGGGCCTCCTACGCCGACCTCGCCCGGACCGTCGGGCTGTCCCAGGCCGCGGCGCGCTCCCGGGTGGTGCGGCTGATCGACGCCGGAGTCATCCACGTGACGGCGCTGATCGAGGCGTCGGCGGTCGGGGTGACCGAGCGCCTGGGGTTCGGACTGCGCTGCCGCGGCGACGCCTCGGCGCTGGCGTCCAGCCTCGCCACCCTCACCGGGGTGTCGTTCGCGGCCACGGGCTTCGGCAGCTACGACGTCGTCGGCGGCGTCACCGCGGCCGACCGGCGCACCATCGTGGAGACGCTGGAGACGATCCGCGGCTGCCCCGAGGTCAGCTACACCGAGACCTGGGACTACCTGTCGGTGGCCAAGGAGCGGCAGCGGATCGACGGACAGCCGCGCACCGCGGTCCCGCAGCCCCGGGGAGGGTGA
- a CDS encoding ABC transporter ATP-binding protein yields MTFVIDAHGLGRGFVRSTGPLLRRRRERVSAVRDVTFSVAPGEIVGYLGPNGAGKSTTMKMLTGILAPTRGRLRVCGLEPSRQRTRLAARIGVVFGQRTTLWWDLPLRDSLTLVRHLYRVDAAAHAARSAELTELLELGPFLATPVRQLSLGQRMRGDLAAALLHDPELLVLDEPTIGLDVVSKSAIREFLLRRNAERGTTILLTTHDLGDVERLCRRVVVIDHGRLAFDGGLDALRAGAPTPRTLVVDLAAPAGPIEVAGARTVRVEGPRQWLELSGNPAEVVSEVVSAVARRHAVVDLTLREPDIEDVVARLYARGRDVPREPAPGAG; encoded by the coding sequence GTGACCTTCGTCATCGACGCCCACGGCCTGGGCCGCGGCTTCGTCCGCTCCACCGGTCCGCTGCTGCGCCGCAGACGCGAGCGGGTGAGCGCGGTGCGCGACGTGACGTTCTCGGTGGCACCCGGCGAGATCGTCGGGTACCTGGGCCCCAACGGCGCGGGCAAGTCCACCACGATGAAGATGCTCACCGGCATCCTCGCGCCCACCCGCGGCCGACTGCGGGTGTGCGGCCTGGAGCCGTCCCGGCAGCGGACCCGGCTGGCCGCGCGCATCGGCGTGGTGTTCGGCCAGCGGACCACCCTGTGGTGGGACCTGCCGCTGCGCGACAGCCTCACCCTGGTCCGCCACCTGTACCGGGTGGACGCCGCCGCGCACGCCGCCCGGTCGGCCGAGTTGACCGAACTGCTGGAGCTGGGGCCGTTCCTGGCCACCCCGGTGCGCCAGCTCAGCCTGGGCCAGCGCATGCGCGGCGACCTCGCGGCGGCGCTGCTGCACGACCCCGAACTGCTGGTGCTGGACGAGCCGACGATCGGACTGGACGTGGTCAGCAAGTCCGCGATCCGGGAGTTCCTGCTGCGCCGCAACGCCGAGCGCGGCACCACGATCCTGCTGACCACGCACGACCTGGGCGACGTGGAGCGGCTGTGCCGCCGGGTGGTGGTCATCGACCACGGCCGGCTGGCCTTCGACGGCGGCCTCGACGCGCTGCGGGCGGGTGCGCCCACGCCGCGCACCCTGGTGGTGGACCTGGCCGCGCCCGCCGGACCGATCGAGGTGGCGGGGGCGCGCACGGTGCGGGTCGAGGGGCCGCGCCAGTGGTTGGAGCTGTCGGGCAATCCCGCGGAGGTGGTCTCGGAGGTGGTCTCGGCGGTCGCCCGGCGGCACGCCGTCGTGGACCTGACACTGCGCGAGCCCGACATCGAGGACGTGGTGGCCCGCCTGTACGCGCGCGGCCGCGACGTCCCCCGGGAGCCCGCCCCCGGCGCGGGGTGA
- a CDS encoding CPBP family intramembrane glutamic endopeptidase yields MAEPILDSAGQTPPVPRRPPSPPPLSRRAAHVEIWCVLALSLGASAVAATISFVGALTAPEALSEQTASLVTSAADAERPWLDLSWQLYRLVFALAPVALVLHLLHRSGDSARAIGFDLRRPGFDLGWGALVAAGVGLGGLVVYLVSVQLGLNRPIAPSTLNGHWWQHAVLVLQAVKNGVLEEVVVVGYLMLRLERLGWSPVRAVAASAVLRAFYHLYQGVGMFFGNLVMGLVFCWLYRRCGRVMPLVVAHSLIDIVAFVGSVHLIGRLDWLPGA; encoded by the coding sequence ATGGCCGAACCGATTCTGGACTCCGCGGGGCAGACCCCCCCGGTCCCGCGCCGCCCCCCGTCGCCCCCGCCGCTGTCGCGCCGGGCGGCCCACGTCGAGATCTGGTGCGTCCTGGCGCTGTCCCTGGGCGCCTCGGCCGTGGCCGCGACGATCTCCTTCGTCGGCGCGCTGACCGCTCCCGAGGCCCTCTCGGAGCAGACCGCGAGCCTGGTGACCTCGGCCGCCGACGCCGAACGCCCCTGGCTGGACCTGTCCTGGCAGTTGTACCGGCTGGTGTTCGCGCTCGCCCCGGTGGCGCTGGTGCTGCACCTGCTGCACCGGTCCGGCGACTCGGCCCGCGCAATCGGCTTCGACCTGCGCCGTCCCGGCTTCGACCTGGGCTGGGGCGCGCTTGTGGCCGCGGGCGTCGGCCTGGGCGGTCTGGTCGTCTACCTGGTGTCGGTGCAGTTGGGCCTCAACCGCCCCATCGCGCCGAGCACGCTGAACGGGCACTGGTGGCAGCACGCCGTGCTCGTGCTGCAGGCGGTCAAGAACGGCGTGCTCGAAGAGGTCGTCGTGGTCGGCTACCTGATGCTGCGGCTGGAGCGGCTGGGCTGGTCGCCGGTGCGCGCGGTGGCGGCCTCGGCGGTGCTGCGCGCCTTCTACCACCTCTACCAGGGGGTGGGCATGTTCTTCGGCAACCTGGTGATGGGGCTGGTGTTCTGCTGGTTGTACCGCCGCTGCGGCCGGGTGATGCCGCTGGTGGTGGCGCACTCGCTGATCGACATCGTGGCGTTCGTGGGCTCGGTCCACCTCATCGGGCGGCTGGACTGGCTGCCGGGCGCGTGA
- a CDS encoding MFS transporter, translating to MGPAVSPNSGPSRGVWWLLAAGVALAALNLRTAITSVGPLLEEISADLRMSAATAGLLTTLPVLCFAAFGALTPALLRRWGEHRVLLASLGALTAGMAARVLVDDQWLFLALSALALSGGAVGNVLLPTLVKRHFPDRVGALTATYTTAMALGTTAAAAATVPVARAFGGDWRPALGGYALFGLVAIVPWAAALRHEPPRASGERTTSVRAVLGTALGWQSVLFFATQSAIAYIMFGWFAQLLRDHGMAAAEAGLVLSYLTALAVPASLLLPALAARLRDQWPLVVFFIVCYLVGFAGLLAAPVGGAWVWATLIGVGMASFPLALTFFGLRARTPQGTAALSAATQGPGYLLAGVGPFLFGLLREVSGDWRLSIALLVALALVHGGCGVFLSRPRHVEDVLAGAAPVSASGR from the coding sequence ATGGGGCCGGCTGTGTCGCCGAACTCGGGGCCGTCACGCGGGGTGTGGTGGCTGCTGGCCGCGGGGGTGGCCCTGGCCGCGCTCAACCTGCGCACGGCGATCACCAGCGTCGGGCCGCTCCTGGAGGAGATCAGCGCCGACCTGCGGATGTCGGCGGCCACCGCCGGACTGCTCACCACGCTGCCGGTCCTGTGCTTCGCGGCCTTCGGGGCCCTCACCCCCGCGCTGCTGCGCCGCTGGGGCGAGCACCGCGTGCTGCTCGCCTCCCTGGGCGCGCTCACCGCGGGCATGGCCGCGCGGGTCCTGGTCGACGACCAGTGGCTGTTCCTGGCGCTCAGCGCCCTGGCGCTGTCCGGCGGCGCGGTCGGCAACGTGCTGCTGCCCACCCTGGTCAAACGGCACTTCCCCGACCGCGTGGGAGCGCTGACCGCCACCTACACCACCGCGATGGCGCTGGGCACCACCGCCGCGGCCGCCGCCACCGTCCCCGTCGCCCGGGCGTTCGGCGGCGACTGGCGTCCCGCGCTGGGCGGCTACGCGCTGTTCGGCCTGGTCGCGATCGTCCCCTGGGCGGCGGCACTGCGCCACGAGCCGCCGCGCGCGTCCGGGGAGCGGACGACGAGCGTGCGCGCGGTCCTGGGCACCGCCCTGGGCTGGCAGAGCGTCCTGTTCTTCGCCACCCAGTCGGCCATCGCCTACATCATGTTCGGCTGGTTCGCCCAACTGCTGCGCGACCACGGGATGGCCGCCGCCGAGGCGGGCCTGGTGCTGTCGTACCTGACGGCGCTGGCCGTGCCCGCCTCGCTGCTGCTGCCCGCGCTGGCGGCTCGGCTGCGCGACCAGTGGCCCCTCGTCGTCTTCTTCATCGTCTGCTACCTGGTCGGCTTCGCCGGGCTGCTGGCGGCCCCGGTCGGCGGCGCGTGGGTGTGGGCCACCCTCATCGGAGTGGGCATGGCCTCCTTCCCCCTGGCGCTGACCTTCTTCGGCCTGCGCGCCCGCACCCCGCAGGGCACCGCGGCGCTGTCGGCGGCCACCCAGGGCCCCGGCTACCTGCTGGCGGGGGTCGGGCCGTTCCTGTTCGGACTGCTGCGCGAGGTCAGCGGCGACTGGCGGCTGTCGATCGCCCTGCTGGTGGCGCTCGCGCTCGTCCACGGCGGATGCGGCGTGTTCCTGAGCCGCCCCCGCCACGTGGAGGACGTCCTGGCGGGCGCCGCGCCGGTCTCCGCGTCCGGAAGGTGA
- a CDS encoding ABC transporter permease: protein MRVFCAVFARGLRRHSTYRAATLSGIVVNGVFGAINAMVLLAVFDARPHINGYTAADAVTQVFVGQALIGVTAVFGPPLELGARVRDGTVASDLLRPVPPTLWWLAQDLGRAAFALLVRSVPTLAVGAALFDLVLPADPLRWAALLVSAVLAALVGFGLRHLYALSAFWLADSRGVEAVGWLLGPFCSGMLLPLTLFPDSVAAVLRLLPWAALVQVPAEMLLGHGAPGGLAHQAVWAAALLALGALLSARAARRLVGQGG from the coding sequence GTGCGGGTCTTCTGCGCGGTGTTCGCCCGCGGGCTGCGCCGCCACTCCACCTACCGGGCGGCGACGCTCTCCGGCATCGTCGTCAACGGCGTCTTCGGCGCGATCAACGCCATGGTCCTGCTCGCGGTGTTCGACGCGCGCCCCCACATCAACGGCTACACCGCCGCCGACGCCGTCACCCAGGTGTTCGTCGGCCAGGCGCTGATCGGCGTCACCGCGGTCTTCGGCCCGCCACTGGAGCTGGGAGCGCGCGTCCGCGACGGGACGGTCGCCTCCGACCTGCTGCGCCCCGTCCCTCCCACACTGTGGTGGCTGGCCCAGGACCTGGGACGGGCCGCCTTCGCTCTGCTGGTCCGCAGCGTTCCCACCCTCGCCGTGGGCGCGGCGCTGTTCGACCTGGTCCTGCCCGCCGACCCACTGCGCTGGGCCGCCCTTCTGGTCTCCGCCGTGCTGGCCGCGCTGGTCGGGTTCGGGCTGCGCCACCTGTACGCGCTCAGCGCGTTCTGGCTCGCCGACAGCCGGGGGGTGGAGGCCGTCGGGTGGCTGCTGGGGCCGTTCTGCTCCGGCATGCTGCTGCCGCTGACGCTGTTTCCCGACTCCGTGGCCGCGGTGCTGCGGCTGCTGCCGTGGGCGGCGCTGGTGCAGGTCCCCGCGGAGATGCTCCTGGGCCACGGCGCGCCGGGCGGCCTGGCCCACCAGGCGGTGTGGGCCGCCGCGCTGCTGGCGCTGGGCGCGCTGCTGAGCGCCCGGGCGGCCCGCCGCCTGGTGGGCCAGGGTGGTTGA
- a CDS encoding ABC transporter permease, which translates to MVERALVPYVRLAWIWCRAFAQYPASLALLTLAQLGATGSELVAVLFVFGHVDALAGFALHETLLVYGLAGTAFCTADLLMGNTERLGEHIRSGAFDTMLVRPVPPLVQLATDGFSPRRLGKLVPGATALAVALAAVEIDWTAGRAAMLAVLLVSGTALCCAVWVAGACVQFFVAEARELANSVTYGGQALTEYPLAVYARDVVRAVTFVVPLAFVSYQPALYLLDRPDPLGLWPGLRHLCPAVAVLACVLAALAWRAGLRRYRSTGS; encoded by the coding sequence GTGGTTGAGCGCGCGCTGGTCCCCTACGTGCGGCTGGCGTGGATCTGGTGCCGGGCCTTCGCGCAGTATCCGGCGTCGCTGGCGCTGCTGACCCTCGCCCAACTGGGCGCGACCGGCTCGGAGCTGGTCGCCGTGCTCTTCGTGTTCGGACACGTCGACGCGCTGGCCGGTTTCGCCCTGCACGAGACGCTGCTGGTCTACGGGCTGGCGGGGACCGCCTTCTGCACGGCCGACCTGCTCATGGGCAACACCGAGCGGCTCGGGGAGCACATCCGCAGCGGCGCCTTCGACACCATGCTGGTGCGCCCGGTCCCGCCGCTGGTGCAGCTGGCCACCGACGGCTTCTCCCCGCGCCGCCTGGGCAAGCTGGTGCCCGGCGCGACCGCGCTGGCCGTGGCCCTGGCCGCGGTGGAGATCGACTGGACGGCGGGGCGCGCCGCCATGCTGGCCGTGCTGCTCGTCTCGGGCACCGCCCTGTGCTGCGCGGTGTGGGTGGCGGGGGCGTGCGTGCAGTTCTTCGTCGCCGAGGCGCGGGAACTCGCCAACTCCGTCACCTACGGCGGGCAGGCGCTGACCGAGTACCCGCTGGCGGTCTACGCCCGCGACGTGGTGCGCGCGGTGACCTTCGTGGTCCCGCTGGCCTTCGTCAGCTACCAGCCCGCCCTGTACCTGCTCGACCGCCCCGACCCGCTGGGCCTGTGGCCGGGGCTGCGCCACCTCTGTCCCGCCGTGGCCGTGCTCGCATGCGTCCTGGCCGCCCTGGCCTGGCGCGCGGGGCTGCGCCGCTACCGATCCACGGGGAGTTGA
- a CDS encoding LCP family protein encodes MGKRRRLTKTPSRPRSMTRALLWTAASAALPGAAHLRTGRRWAGAAILACHLLLVTALVLGGLALRDNLVLSTTLATQDRWLLAAGIGAFAVAVLWMTVVVHSYVITRPESSPLGRRVVAGVVVAALCLAVAAPAGAVGYVSYTAYDVSNSLFSADPEEPHDDADPWNGRERVNVLLLGGDAGKNRYGMRTDTMIVASIDVDSGDVVLIGLPRNLENVPFPEGTALAERYPAPHGFTDLLNEVYQTIADDPTLAVNPAAADPAADTLKRVIGEAIGLGIDYYGLVDMQGFEDIIDAIGGIRVYLEEPLPYGQRGEYLDAGWQVLDGREALWYGRTRVNSDDYSRMGRQGCLIKYVAEQADPATILTSFRSLAAAAKSTLRTDVPQPKLPHFVELAERVANADMETLQLSPPQVNTAYPDWEHIRELVREAVHGAQEPASDIQQTPAPSTSPGTGTAPESSPDDLTEWQEYTGLPEPSPTSPGRQVGEEATALDELCP; translated from the coding sequence ATGGGCAAGAGACGGCGGCTGACCAAGACACCCAGCCGCCCGAGGAGCATGACGCGCGCGCTGCTGTGGACCGCCGCGTCCGCCGCGCTCCCCGGGGCCGCGCACCTGCGCACCGGACGGCGCTGGGCCGGGGCCGCCATCCTGGCCTGCCACCTGCTGCTGGTCACCGCTCTGGTCCTCGGCGGACTGGCGCTGCGCGACAACCTCGTCCTCAGCACGACCCTGGCGACACAGGACCGCTGGCTGCTGGCCGCCGGGATCGGCGCCTTCGCCGTGGCGGTGCTGTGGATGACCGTGGTGGTCCACTCCTACGTGATCACCCGGCCCGAGTCCTCCCCCCTGGGCCGCCGCGTCGTCGCGGGCGTCGTCGTGGCGGCGCTGTGCCTGGCCGTCGCGGCGCCCGCGGGCGCGGTCGGCTACGTCTCCTACACCGCCTACGACGTGTCCAACTCGCTGTTCAGCGCGGACCCCGAGGAGCCGCACGACGACGCCGACCCCTGGAACGGCCGGGAACGGGTGAACGTGCTGCTGCTGGGCGGCGACGCGGGCAAGAACCGCTACGGCATGCGCACCGACACCATGATCGTGGCCAGCATCGACGTCGACAGCGGCGACGTGGTGCTCATCGGACTGCCGCGCAACCTGGAGAACGTGCCCTTCCCCGAGGGGACCGCGCTGGCCGAGCGCTACCCCGCCCCCCACGGCTTCACCGACCTGCTCAACGAGGTCTACCAGACGATCGCCGACGACCCCACGCTGGCGGTCAACCCGGCCGCCGCCGACCCGGCCGCCGACACCCTCAAACGGGTGATCGGCGAGGCGATCGGCCTCGGCATCGACTACTACGGCCTGGTCGACATGCAGGGCTTCGAGGACATCATCGACGCCATCGGCGGCATCCGGGTCTACCTGGAGGAGCCCCTCCCCTACGGGCAGCGCGGCGAGTACCTCGACGCCGGATGGCAGGTCCTCGACGGCAGGGAGGCGCTGTGGTACGGGCGGACCCGGGTCAACAGCGACGACTACTCCCGGATGGGCCGCCAGGGCTGCCTGATCAAGTACGTGGCCGAGCAGGCCGACCCCGCCACCATCCTCACCAGCTTCCGGTCGCTGGCCGCGGCCGCCAAGAGCACCCTGCGCACCGACGTCCCCCAGCCCAAACTCCCGCACTTCGTGGAGTTGGCCGAACGGGTCGCCAACGCCGACATGGAGACCCTCCAGCTCTCCCCGCCCCAGGTCAACACCGCCTACCCCGACTGGGAGCACATCCGCGAACTGGTGCGCGAGGCGGTGCACGGCGCGCAGGAGCCCGCCTCCGACATCCAGCAGACCCCCGCCCCCTCCACCTCCCCCGGCACCGGAACCGCCCCCGAGTCCTCACCCGACGACCTGACCGAGTGGCAGGAGTACACCGGGCTGCCCGAGCCCTCCCCCACCTCGCCGGGCCGCCAGGTCGGGGAGGAGGCCACCGCGCTCGACGAACTGTGCCCGTGA